Part of the Candidatus Margulisiibacteriota bacterium genome, TGATAATTTTGAGTTTAATTTTGTTGTAGAAAAACTATATGAGTTTGTTTGGAATGAGTTTTGTGACTGGTACATTGAAATGTCCAAACAGCACAAACAAGCCTCACAACCAACATTAATTTATGTATTAAATGGTATTCTTAAATTATTGCACCCAATCATCCCCTTTATCACAGAGGAAATATGGCAACAACTTAAAGTTCATCCACTCTTTTCTGATTTGGAAAATAAGTCCATCATGCTTTCTGCTTGGCCTGAACCTAAAACATCTTCATTTGATGACTCTGTCTTCGAAGAAGTAAAAATTTTAATAAAAGAAATTCGAAACATCAAAGCAGAAAAAAACATTGCAGGAAATAAAAAGGGAAATTTAATCGTCTGCTCTAATACACCTAAAGTTGCTGAATATGAACCATATATAACTACTTTAGCTGGACTAGAAACAACAACTTTTTCAACAAAGAAAACAGCACCACAAGAGCAACATGCTTACGCTGTTATTTCCGAAAACACAGTAGTCTACCTCCCACTCGCAGGACTAATTGATACTGATAAAGAAAAAGAAAAACTACAAAGAGAAGCTGACAAAATCTCTGCTGTAATTAATGGACTAGAAACTAAACTAAACAACAAAGGCTTCACTGACAATGCTCCTGCAGAAGTTATAGAAAAGCAAAAAAATTCGTTAACAGAAAGTATCGCTAAACTTAAACTTATTGAAACCAAACTATCCGAACTATAAGTGAACATAGAAGATCAGCTCTATGAACTCGCAAAAAACTCTGGCATAAATTATGACCTGACTCATATTGTGAACGCCTTAGAATTATTAGACAATCCACATCTTGGCATCAACTATATTCACATCGCTGGCACAAATGGAAAAGGCACAACTGCAGACTTTATTGCTCAATCGCTTGAGTCCTACAACAAAAAAATAGGAGTCTACACCTCCCCTCATCTATTTTCCTATACCGAGCGTTTTCAAATAAACGGAACTCCGATTAGCATCAGAGATATTGATTCGTATCTGAAAATTATTAAATCTAAAATTACCGCTATCTCTTTAACCGAGTTTGAAATACTAACCCTGATAGCCTTTATGTACTTTAGAGATGAAATGGTTGACTATGTTGTTTTAGAAACTGGACTAGGCGGAAGGCTAGATGCGACAAACGTTGTTTCGCCAATACTAACAGTTATCACAACAATCTCCTTTGATCATCAAGCAATTCTGGGAAATACATTACTAAAAATTGCCGGTGAAAAGCTTGGCATTATGAAGCCGCACATTCCTCTCGTTACTTTTGAACAAAAACCTGAAATTAATCTGCTTTTTGAGAAGAAAGCTCAAGAACTAAATTGCCCAATATTCTTTGTTCAGCCAACAGCTAGCGAATATCTGTCTAACAACAAACTTCTTGCAGACAAGGCATTGTCTCTGCTTGGTTTTCCGTCTATAAAAATTAATACAACAAGACAAATTGGACGAATGCAACAAATATCAAAGAGTCCACTTATTATCGCTGATGCAGCGCACAACATAGAAGGCATAACAAATATAGTTAACTATATAAAAAAGAATAATTTAAAAACAGATATTCTCTTTTCTGTTTCTCAGAAGCCCCGAGAGGATATTCTGTTAATAGTAGAAACACTTGCCTCTGTTGCCAAAACTTTATATATTACAGAATTTGATTTCTATAAGGCAGTTCCTTTGGCTACTCTCCTGGAAATAACTAAAAACATTAGTAACCTTAAAGTTATTCCAAAAAACAAAGCAAAAGACTTTATTGCTGAAACAAAAAATAATCTGATTATCACTGGTTCAATTTATTTCTTAGGAAGTGTGCTGTAACACTCTCCCTAGCCTCCTACTTCGACAAGCTCCGCACAAGTCTCAAGAGGGGGAATAACGAGCAATAATGTCTGACCTTTTAAGGCTCCTAAAAACTACAAACTAAATCATGAACTCAAAAGCTGCTTTTAATGTTTGCGATTTATCAGTTGCTGCTTTGTCTACTTCACCGAATTCAACTACTAGGTTTACTTCTTTGCTTAACATATATTCAACACCAACCGCATATTGAGAAATCAAGGTTGCATTATTGTCGACATTTAAGTTTGATAAGAAAAACCCGTAAACGGTTCCCAATCCAGCTACTTTTGTATCAACTGCTAGATTGACTAACTTTCTTGCTTTTGTGAAAGAAGAAAAATTATTAACTGCAGCAGTTTGAGCATCGTCACTTAAGTCGTAAAATGCTTGCAACTGAAAGTTTACACCCATTAATGATGCAACATAGTCGGCATATAAAGAAACTCCACCCACATCCTCAGATATACTTTTCTGATAAATAACACCCACACTTGAACCCATTTTAGTGTCAACTAAAACTCCAAGCGCACCATTATTTTCTCCAGTTTTTGCTTCATCTAATAAAAATACGTTTTGTGCTAAAAAAACTTTAGTTGGCAAACCCATTACTGGTGTTGATAAAGATACACCCGGTGCCTTCAAACAAGTCGCCGTTAGAAACGGAGTTGTTTGCGGAACACCCATCCCGTAGTTTCCTAGTCCTAACCTTTGGATACCAATTCTCAGTGTTCCTAATTCTATAGGCGTATCAAGATATAAATAGTCTAACACTTGCGATCCGCCCTTATTAGCTTCCATCTTTTCCCATCTAATAATACCCGTTAAAGTTGAATCGCCTGTCTTATAAGATGCCACAGAATATGTTTTTCCTAAGGCAAACTGTTGCGAATCTTTGCTCTTTAAATCAAACCCCCAAGAACCTAAGGTTTGCAACTTTACTTCAGAAGCAAAAGCTCCTACTGAAAATACAACTAACAACGCAATAATAAATTTTTTCATCTTTTCTCTCCTCTCGTTTTTGAATAATTTCTGAACCTAATCTTATTGTACAACCTCACCCCTCTTTTCTTGCAAAGGCTATTTCTAACAATTATACATTATCGGATAGTAAAATTAAAATTCAGCAAATTTATAGCCTACTCCGCGCACTGTTCTGACAAATTCTATTGAAGTAACTTCTTCTATTTTTGACCGAAGCCTTCTTATGTGAACGTCCACTACCCTATTGTCACCATAAAAGTCAGCCCCCCATACTTTATGAAGTAGTTGCTCTCTTGTATACGCTTTTGTTTTATGTGTTGCCAAGGAGAGTAAAAGATCAAACTCTGTTTTTGTTAGACCAAGGTTTTTGCCATCAAAAGAAGCAGCGTGTCTATTCTTGTCTATCACCAATCCGTTAACGGAAATAAGTCCCTCTTCTTCTGAAACAGGTATGTCCTTGTATCTTTTAAGAACAACCTTCACTCTAGCTAATAATTCTCTAACGCTAAAAGGCTTAGAAATGTAATCATCCGCACCTATTTCTAAAGCAAGTACAACATCAAATTCCTCGTTCTTGGCAGAAACCA contains:
- a CDS encoding response regulator, which gives rise to MEKVTILVVDDEQDIVDLIKFNLKRTGYEVLEAYDGEEALVVAKNNHVDLILLDWMLPKKDGIDVCRELKRDNFTKNIPVIMVSAKNEEFDVVLALEIGADDYISKPFSVRELLARVKVVLKRYKDIPVSEEEGLISVNGLVIDKNRHAASFDGKNLGLTKTEFDLLLSLATHKTKAYTREQLLHKVWGADFYGDNRVVDVHIRRLRSKIEEVTSIEFVRTVRGVGYKFAEF
- a CDS encoding Mur ligase family protein encodes the protein MNIEDQLYELAKNSGINYDLTHIVNALELLDNPHLGINYIHIAGTNGKGTTADFIAQSLESYNKKIGVYTSPHLFSYTERFQINGTPISIRDIDSYLKIIKSKITAISLTEFEILTLIAFMYFRDEMVDYVVLETGLGGRLDATNVVSPILTVITTISFDHQAILGNTLLKIAGEKLGIMKPHIPLVTFEQKPEINLLFEKKAQELNCPIFFVQPTASEYLSNNKLLADKALSLLGFPSIKINTTRQIGRMQQISKSPLIIADAAHNIEGITNIVNYIKKNNLKTDILFSVSQKPREDILLIVETLASVAKTLYITEFDFYKAVPLATLLEITKNISNLKVIPKNKAKDFIAETKNNLIITGSIYFLGSVL